The following are from one region of the Candidatus Methylomirabilis sp. genome:
- a CDS encoding response regulator transcription factor: MRPGGSIRSVIVHDHKLVREGLRLILSRDESIEIVGELAHGPRTIDAISELKPDVVLLDLSAPEKDGIDLIREIKVRTPATKVVLLTAALDEAATLRALKAGAQGYLSRHAGASDLIKAIRTVLQGELWVERKLIPRLLEAEAFSDPKAESARESSGEELTGREREILRLLASGSTNKEIGQALSISEKTVKNHLNSIFKKLQVTRRLKAILYAIQRGLS; encoded by the coding sequence ATGCGGCCGGGAGGGTCCATCCGGTCGGTGATCGTCCACGACCACAAACTGGTCAGGGAAGGGCTCCGCCTGATCCTCAGCAGGGACGAAAGCATCGAGATCGTCGGCGAATTGGCCCACGGGCCCCGGACGATCGATGCCATCAGCGAGCTGAAGCCGGACGTCGTCCTGCTAGACCTCAGCGCGCCCGAGAAGGACGGGATTGACCTCATCCGGGAGATCAAGGTGAGAACGCCCGCAACCAAGGTGGTCCTGCTCACCGCCGCGCTGGACGAGGCTGCGACCCTGAGGGCCCTGAAGGCCGGCGCGCAGGGATACCTCTCGAGGCATGCTGGCGCCTCCGACCTGATCAAGGCGATTCGAACGGTGCTCCAGGGGGAGCTGTGGGTAGAGCGGAAGCTGATCCCCAGGCTGCTGGAGGCAGAAGCCTTCAGCGATCCCAAAGCGGAAAGCGCCCGGGAGAGTTCGGGCGAGGAGCTGACCGGAAGGGAGAGGGAGATTCTCCGCCTGCTCGCCTCCGGCAGCACAAATAAAGAGATCGGCCAGGCCCTCTCCATCAGCGAGAAGACGGTCAAGAACCATCTGAACAGTATCTTCAAGAAACTCCAGGTCACCCGGCGGCTCAAAGCCATCCTCTACGCGATCCAGCGGGGCCTGAGCTAG